One stretch of Opisthocomus hoazin isolate bOpiHoa1 chromosome 18, bOpiHoa1.hap1, whole genome shotgun sequence DNA includes these proteins:
- the PMEPA1 gene encoding protein TMEPAI isoform X4: MMVMVVVITCLLNHYKLSARSFISRHSQGRRRDENLSSEGSLWPSESTVSGNGIPEQQIYTPRPSDRLAVPSFLQRDRFNRFQPTYPYMQHEIDLPPTISLSDGEEPPPYQGPCTLQLRDPEQQMELNRESVRAPPNRTIFDSDLIDNSVYGGPCPPSSNSGISATCYGSNGRMEGPPPTYSEVIGHYPGSTFYQHQQNNNGMPSILEGSRLHHSQINGLESTTAWNKEKEKQKGHPF, from the exons atgatggtgatggtggtggtgatcACGTGTCTGCTGAACCACTACAAACTCTCTGCGCGATCCTTCATCAGCCGGCACAGCCAGGGGAGGCGGAGAGATGAGAACCTCTCATCA GAGGGAAGCCTGTGGCCTTCGGAAAGCACCGTGTCGGGGAACGGAATACCAGAG cAGCAAATCTACACCCCGAGACCCAGCGACCGCCTGGCAGTGCCGTCGTTTCTGCAGAGGGACCGCTTTAACAGATTCCAACCCACCTACCCCTACATGCAGCACGAGATCGACCTGCCGCCCACCATCTCGCTGTCGGACGGCGAGGAGCCCCCCCCGTACCAGGGACCCTGCACGCTGCAGCTGCGAGACCCCGAGCAGCAAATGGAGCTCAACAGGGAGTCAGTCCGGGCCCCCCCCAACAGAACCATCTTCGACAGTGACTTGATAGATAACTCCGTGTACGGGGGGCCGTGCCCCCCCAGCAGTAACTCTGGCATCAGTGCGACCTGCTATGGGAGCAATGGGAGGATGGAGGGACCGCCGCCGACGTACAGCGAGGTGATAGGGCACTACCCCGGGTCAACGTTTTACCAGCACCAGCAGAACAACAACGGGATGCCCTCCATCTTGGAGGGCAGCAGACTCCATCATTCACAAATCAATGGCCTTGAGAGCACAACCGCGTGgaacaaagagaaagagaaacaaaaagggcaccccttttaa